A DNA window from Rhodococcus sp. Z13 contains the following coding sequences:
- a CDS encoding Uma2 family endonuclease, with the protein MNVSSYPDRLLTLDDWVALEQSDRHHLEVCEGVLIAAPKPGAAHDHAAMVLALLLDEILPDEWCALGDAEVLVTEKPLTVRCPDVVVVGRELVDADPDRAPISEVELVVEVTVDGTARTDRVTKFSEYAEAGVPQYWIVDLGGPPVIATFTLDDGWYRFDGEFDTTTTLRAVGNEVTVTPSALVPAPVDPVAPAHR; encoded by the coding sequence GTGAACGTCTCGTCCTATCCCGACCGTCTGCTGACCCTCGACGACTGGGTGGCGCTGGAACAGTCCGACCGGCACCACCTCGAGGTGTGCGAGGGGGTACTGATCGCCGCCCCGAAGCCGGGCGCCGCGCACGACCACGCCGCGATGGTGCTCGCACTGCTCCTCGACGAGATCCTCCCGGACGAGTGGTGCGCGCTCGGCGACGCCGAGGTGCTCGTGACGGAGAAGCCGCTCACGGTGCGGTGCCCGGACGTCGTCGTGGTGGGCCGTGAGCTGGTGGATGCCGACCCCGACCGCGCCCCGATCTCCGAGGTGGAACTGGTCGTGGAGGTCACCGTCGACGGCACCGCCCGCACCGACCGGGTCACCAAGTTCTCGGAGTACGCGGAAGCGGGTGTGCCGCAGTACTGGATCGTCGACCTGGGCGGCCCGCCCGTGATCGCCACCTTCACCCTCGACGACGGCTGGTACCGATTCGACGGCGAGTTCGACACCACGACGACGCTCAGGGCCGTGGGCAACGAGGTGACCGTCACACCTTCGGCACTGGTGCCCGCACCGGTGGACCCCGTGGCCCCGGCACACCGATAG
- the purL gene encoding phosphoribosylformylglycinamidine synthase subunit PurL, with product MSPHVDTVSHAAETPDVAQPYRELGLKEDEYARIKEILGRRPTDAELAMYSVMWSEHCSYKSSKVHLRYFGETTTDEMRESMLAGIGENAGVVDIGDGWAVTFKVESHNHPSYIEPYQGAATGVGGIVRDIMAMGARPIAVMDQLRFGAADHPDTRRVVDGVVRGIGGYGNSLGLPNIGGETVFDASYQGNPLVNALCAGAMRVEDLHLAHASGTGNKVILFGARTGLDGIGGVSVLASETFDDSAGGRPKKLPSVQVGDPFTEKVLIECCLDLYREKLVVGIQDLGGAGLSCATSELAAAGDGGMHIWLDRVPTRAKGMTPAEVLSSESQERMCAVVTPDNVDAFMEVCKKWDVLATVIGEVTDGDRLVIDWHGETVVDVPPRTVAHEGPVYERPVQRPESQDELIANTTAGLKRPETAEELRATLLKMLASPALCSRKWITEQYDRYVRGNTVLAEHADAGMIRVDEATGRGIALATDASGRYTRLDPYTGAQLALAEAYRNVAATGATPKAVSNCLNFGSPEDPGVMWQFQQAVRGLADGCAQLGIPVTGGNVSFYNQTGSTAILPTPVVAVLGVIDDVHRRIPTGIGLEPGETLILLGETRDEFDGSIWAQVEHDHLGGVPPKVDLERERLIAEILTAGSRDGLISAAHDLSEGGLAQAVVEAALAGETGCRVLLPEDADPFVWLFSESAGRVLVAVPRTEESRFTAMCSARNMPWVRIGVVDEGSDSVEVQGQFSIPMTELREVWEGTLPALFG from the coding sequence GTGTCACCGCACGTGGATACCGTCTCCCACGCCGCCGAAACCCCCGATGTCGCTCAGCCCTATCGGGAGCTGGGTCTGAAGGAAGACGAGTACGCCCGGATCAAGGAGATCCTGGGCCGGCGTCCCACCGACGCCGAGCTCGCCATGTACTCGGTGATGTGGTCCGAGCACTGCTCGTACAAGTCGTCGAAGGTGCACCTGCGGTACTTCGGCGAGACCACCACCGACGAGATGCGCGAGTCGATGCTCGCCGGCATCGGTGAGAACGCCGGCGTCGTCGACATCGGCGACGGCTGGGCCGTCACCTTCAAGGTCGAGTCCCACAACCACCCGTCCTACATCGAGCCCTACCAGGGCGCCGCGACCGGCGTGGGCGGCATCGTCCGCGACATCATGGCCATGGGCGCCCGCCCGATCGCCGTGATGGACCAGCTGCGCTTCGGTGCGGCCGATCACCCCGACACCCGTCGCGTCGTCGACGGTGTCGTGCGCGGCATCGGCGGCTACGGCAACTCCCTCGGCCTGCCGAACATCGGCGGCGAGACGGTGTTCGACGCCTCCTACCAGGGCAACCCGCTCGTCAACGCCCTGTGCGCCGGCGCGATGCGCGTCGAGGACCTGCACCTGGCCCACGCCTCCGGCACCGGCAACAAGGTCATCCTCTTCGGTGCCCGCACCGGCCTCGACGGCATCGGCGGTGTCTCCGTCCTCGCCTCCGAGACCTTCGACGACAGCGCCGGCGGCCGCCCGAAGAAGCTGCCGAGCGTGCAGGTCGGCGACCCGTTCACCGAGAAGGTGCTCATCGAGTGCTGCCTCGACCTCTACCGCGAGAAGCTCGTCGTCGGCATCCAGGACCTCGGCGGTGCCGGCCTGTCCTGCGCGACCTCCGAGCTCGCGGCGGCCGGCGACGGCGGCATGCACATCTGGCTCGACCGCGTCCCGACGCGCGCGAAGGGCATGACTCCGGCCGAGGTGCTGTCCTCGGAGTCTCAGGAGCGCATGTGCGCGGTCGTCACGCCCGACAACGTCGACGCGTTCATGGAGGTCTGCAAGAAGTGGGACGTCCTCGCCACCGTCATCGGTGAGGTCACCGACGGCGACCGCCTCGTCATCGACTGGCACGGCGAGACCGTCGTCGACGTGCCGCCGCGCACCGTCGCCCACGAGGGTCCGGTCTACGAGCGTCCCGTCCAGCGTCCCGAGTCGCAGGACGAGCTGATCGCGAACACCACCGCCGGCCTGAAGCGTCCCGAGACCGCCGAGGAACTGCGTGCCACCCTGCTGAAGATGCTGGCCTCGCCGGCGCTGTGCAGCCGCAAGTGGATCACCGAGCAGTACGACCGTTACGTGCGCGGCAACACCGTGCTCGCCGAGCACGCCGACGCCGGCATGATCCGCGTCGACGAGGCCACCGGCCGCGGTATCGCGCTCGCCACCGACGCCTCGGGCCGTTACACCCGGCTCGATCCGTACACCGGAGCCCAGCTGGCCCTCGCGGAGGCCTACCGCAACGTCGCCGCCACCGGCGCCACCCCGAAGGCCGTGTCGAACTGCCTGAACTTCGGGTCCCCCGAGGATCCGGGCGTCATGTGGCAGTTCCAGCAGGCCGTGCGCGGCCTCGCCGACGGCTGCGCCCAGCTCGGTATCCCGGTCACCGGCGGCAATGTCAGCTTCTACAACCAGACCGGCTCCACCGCGATCCTGCCGACGCCGGTCGTCGCCGTACTCGGCGTGATCGACGACGTGCACCGTCGCATTCCGACGGGCATCGGCCTCGAGCCCGGCGAGACGCTGATCCTGCTCGGCGAGACCCGGGACGAGTTCGACGGCTCCATCTGGGCGCAGGTCGAGCACGACCACCTCGGCGGTGTGCCTCCGAAGGTCGACCTCGAGCGGGAGCGGCTCATCGCGGAGATCCTCACCGCCGGTTCGCGCGACGGCCTGATCTCGGCCGCACACGACCTGTCCGAAGGCGGCCTCGCGCAGGCCGTGGTCGAGGCCGCTCTCGCGGGCGAGACCGGCTGCCGCGTGCTGCTCCCCGAGGACGCCGATCCGTTCGTGTGGCTGTTCTCCGAGTCGGCCGGCCGCGTGCTCGTGGCCGTCCCGCGCACGGAGGAGTCCCGGTTCACGGCCATGTGCTCGGCGCGCAACATGCCGTGGGTGCGTATCGGTGTCGTCGACGAGGGATCCGACTCCGTCGAGGTCCAGGGCCAGTTCTCGATCCCCATGACCGAGCTGCGCGAGGTCTGGGAGGGGACCCTGCCTGCTCTGTTCGGGTAA
- a CDS encoding alpha/beta hydrolase has translation MPATQVDRLAAFEVRQGRIIAAVTDFGDRHPLTARIWGWLRLDFTGVAFAALFFCWSLTPSLLPRDWLFQGIIGGINAAIGYGVGCVVGWAGARFLLADRSWWPPPLPVLRAIKVAVPVAAVLASVIALVLAAGEQRELAALMGAESTTTSGYLRTILLSVLVAAALIAAWRGLRDICRWVAALLMRRTRMPLGLARTLGVLVVVLMTFMLIDGVLVRGTYAFVNQVFSLQDDTTRPGAEQPMHPAKSGSPESFAAWDTLGFEGRNFVSRGLDADELTVVNGTPALEPIRVYVGLDTAPTAEERIDLVLAELDRTGAFERSTLVLIPTTGTGWVNPTAARAMELVHNGDLAMVAWQYSYLPSWISFLADREKAAAAGKMLVESVYERWSQLPEDDRPDLFLYGESLGTQSGEGAFDSLAEIRAEMDGVLWVGPPNSNRLWRQLVDRRDPGTPEVRPVYADGLVVRFADSAATIHEPDTPWLAPRVLYIQHASDPVVWWSPDLLFTRPDWLSEPPGPDRLPEMRWFPIVTFWQVSADLTNAAGVPDGHGHNYGTSVLDGWIAVTQPEGWTENDTERVRFALEAFADADGPEK, from the coding sequence GTGCCGGCCACCCAGGTCGATCGGCTGGCGGCGTTCGAGGTCCGGCAGGGCCGTATCATCGCCGCGGTCACCGACTTCGGTGACCGTCACCCCCTCACCGCGAGGATCTGGGGGTGGCTGCGCCTGGACTTCACCGGCGTCGCCTTCGCCGCGCTGTTCTTCTGCTGGTCGCTGACGCCGTCGTTGCTGCCCCGGGACTGGTTGTTCCAGGGCATCATCGGCGGCATCAACGCCGCGATCGGGTACGGCGTGGGCTGCGTCGTCGGCTGGGCAGGGGCCCGTTTCCTGCTCGCCGACCGTTCCTGGTGGCCACCGCCGCTGCCGGTGCTGCGCGCCATCAAGGTCGCGGTGCCGGTCGCGGCGGTCCTCGCCTCCGTCATCGCCCTCGTCCTGGCGGCGGGGGAACAGCGGGAACTGGCCGCGCTCATGGGTGCGGAGAGCACCACGACCAGCGGTTATCTGCGCACCATCCTGCTGAGTGTGCTCGTCGCGGCGGCGCTCATCGCGGCGTGGCGGGGCCTGCGCGACATCTGCCGCTGGGTGGCGGCGCTGCTGATGCGCCGCACCCGCATGCCGCTCGGGCTCGCCCGGACCCTCGGCGTGCTCGTCGTCGTGCTGATGACCTTCATGCTGATCGACGGCGTTCTGGTCCGTGGCACCTACGCATTCGTCAACCAGGTCTTCAGCCTGCAGGACGACACCACCCGCCCCGGCGCCGAGCAGCCGATGCACCCGGCGAAGTCGGGCAGCCCGGAATCCTTCGCCGCCTGGGACACCCTCGGCTTCGAGGGCCGCAACTTCGTCTCCCGCGGGCTCGACGCCGACGAACTGACCGTCGTCAACGGCACCCCCGCGCTGGAACCGATCCGGGTCTACGTCGGCCTCGACACCGCCCCCACCGCCGAGGAACGCATCGACCTCGTCCTTGCCGAACTCGACCGCACCGGCGCGTTCGAACGCTCCACCCTCGTCCTGATCCCCACCACCGGCACCGGCTGGGTCAACCCCACGGCTGCCCGGGCCATGGAGCTCGTCCACAACGGCGACCTGGCGATGGTGGCCTGGCAGTACTCCTACCTGCCGAGCTGGATCTCCTTCCTCGCCGACCGCGAGAAGGCCGCCGCGGCCGGGAAGATGCTGGTCGAGAGCGTGTACGAACGCTGGTCGCAGCTGCCCGAGGACGACCGCCCCGACCTGTTCCTCTACGGCGAGAGCCTCGGGACGCAGTCGGGGGAGGGTGCCTTCGACAGTCTCGCCGAGATCCGCGCCGAGATGGACGGGGTGCTGTGGGTGGGCCCGCCCAACTCGAACCGGTTGTGGCGCCAGCTCGTCGACCGCCGCGATCCCGGCACCCCCGAGGTGCGCCCGGTCTACGCCGACGGCCTCGTCGTGCGGTTCGCCGACAGCGCCGCGACCATCCACGAGCCGGACACCCCTTGGCTGGCCCCGCGCGTGCTGTACATCCAGCACGCCTCCGACCCGGTGGTGTGGTGGTCCCCGGACCTGTTGTTCACCCGCCCCGACTGGTTGTCGGAACCCCCGGGCCCCGACCGGCTCCCGGAGATGCGCTGGTTCCCGATCGTCACCTTCTGGCAGGTCTCCGCGGACCTCACCAACGCCGCCGGGGTTCCCGACGGGCACGGCCACAACTACGGCACCTCCGTGCTCGACGGATGGATCGCCGTCACCCAGCCCGAGGGCTGGACCGAGAACGACACCGAACGTGTGCGGTTCGCGCTCGAGGCGTTCGCCGACGCCGACGGACCCGAGAAGTGA
- a CDS encoding CPBP family intramembrane glutamic endopeptidase, translating into MRRATAVGCAAALVAWNGVVLPAMRLGPRGRAAANALAGVALTAATRAAGVSAGELGLRDPAQGARWGAAAALVPAAAYTVLLTVPAARRRMAAGPRRADHVEWILVHIPFGTVLAEELLFRSALYALARRAWPRRGGALGAVTFGLWHIVPARNGGDSVAGTVLLTGLSGLLFDELRRRSGSVVAPMLAHLAINVGGAVAVGVAAPPDPDPRDVRR; encoded by the coding sequence CTGCGCCGTGCCACAGCGGTGGGTTGTGCGGCGGCGCTGGTCGCGTGGAACGGCGTCGTGCTCCCGGCGATGCGTCTCGGCCCGCGCGGCCGGGCCGCCGCCAACGCCCTGGCCGGGGTGGCGCTGACCGCCGCGACCCGGGCGGCCGGTGTGTCCGCCGGGGAACTGGGTCTGCGGGACCCCGCCCAGGGTGCGCGCTGGGGTGCTGCGGCCGCGCTCGTCCCCGCCGCCGCGTACACGGTGCTGCTCACCGTCCCCGCCGCCCGCCGCCGCATGGCGGCCGGTCCGCGCCGGGCCGATCACGTCGAGTGGATCCTCGTGCACATCCCCTTCGGCACCGTCCTGGCCGAAGAGCTGCTGTTCCGGTCGGCGCTCTACGCGCTCGCGCGCCGCGCCTGGCCGCGACGGGGTGGGGCGCTCGGTGCCGTGACCTTCGGGTTGTGGCACATCGTGCCCGCCCGCAACGGCGGCGACTCGGTGGCCGGCACCGTCCTGCTCACCGGCCTGTCGGGCCTGCTGTTCGACGAACTGCGGCGCCGCAGCGGCAGCGTCGTCGCCCCGATGCTGGCCCATCTGGCGATCAACGTTGGCGGGGCCGTCGCCGTGGGTGTCGCCGCGCCCCCGGATCCCGATCCACGCGACGTGCGGCGATAG
- a CDS encoding sterol carrier family protein — translation MAPRRPVDPADLRAALLRVGPWVTGESDDKPPRTDLAAAVRLSARTLEQLAPGSSVEVRVPPFVAVQCIEGPRHTRGTPPNVVETDPRTWLRLVVGVLGFDEAAATGSVDASGSRAGEIARLLPLARL, via the coding sequence ATGGCGCCACGTAGACCAGTCGATCCCGCCGACCTGCGCGCAGCGCTGCTGCGGGTCGGGCCGTGGGTGACGGGGGAGAGCGACGACAAGCCGCCCCGCACCGATCTCGCCGCCGCGGTGCGGCTCAGCGCCCGTACCCTCGAACAGCTCGCGCCCGGCTCGAGCGTCGAGGTGCGCGTGCCGCCCTTCGTGGCGGTGCAGTGCATCGAAGGGCCGCGGCACACCCGCGGAACCCCGCCGAACGTCGTCGAGACCGATCCGCGCACCTGGCTGCGGCTGGTGGTCGGGGTCCTCGGCTTCGACGAGGCCGCCGCCACGGGGTCCGTCGACGCCTCCGGGTCGCGTGCCGGGGAGATCGCCCGGTTGCTCCCGCTCGCCCGACTGTGA
- the purF gene encoding amidophosphoribosyltransferase gives MTSADLSVHTRNLLASTEPENEPREECGVFGVWAPGEDVSKLTYYGLYALQHRGQEAAGIAVADGSQVLVFKDLGLVSQVFDEQTLAAMTGHIAIGHCRYSTTGSTTWENAQPIFRTTAAGSGVALGHNGNLVNTAELAERGRRLGVLDPTRPGAATSDSDTIGALLAHGARTATLEEAAMELLPQLRGAFCLTFMDEHTLYAARDPWGIRPLSLGRLDRGWVVASETAALDIVGASFVRDIEPGELLAIDADGVRSSRFANPEPKGCVFEYVYLARPDSTIAGRSVHATRVEIGRRLAKEHPIDADLVIPVPESGTPAAVGYAQGSGLPYGQGLMKNAYVGRTFIQPSQTIRQLGIRLKLNPLREVIRGKRLVVVDDSIVRGNTQRALIRMLREAGALEIHVRIASPPVKWPCFYGIDFASPAELIANGAGTRDSVEEGHDYDEMVEMVRRSIGADSLGYISIDGMIGATEQPASRLCAACFDGHYPIELPTEHAVGKDVLEGVVDTDSATPTVLDNDNADVLSRP, from the coding sequence GTGACCAGTGCCGATCTGTCGGTCCACACACGTAATCTTCTCGCCTCCACGGAACCCGAGAACGAGCCGCGCGAGGAGTGCGGTGTCTTCGGTGTGTGGGCTCCCGGCGAGGACGTGTCCAAGCTCACCTATTACGGTCTCTACGCTCTGCAGCACCGTGGACAGGAGGCTGCGGGCATCGCCGTGGCCGACGGTTCGCAGGTGCTCGTGTTCAAGGACCTCGGTCTCGTGAGCCAGGTCTTCGACGAGCAGACGCTCGCCGCGATGACCGGCCACATCGCCATCGGCCACTGCCGTTACTCCACCACGGGTTCGACCACCTGGGAGAACGCGCAGCCGATCTTCCGTACCACCGCCGCGGGTTCCGGCGTCGCGCTCGGGCACAACGGCAACCTCGTCAACACCGCGGAGCTGGCCGAGCGCGGCCGTCGCCTCGGTGTGCTGGATCCGACCCGGCCGGGTGCCGCGACCTCGGACTCCGACACCATCGGCGCGCTGCTCGCCCACGGTGCCCGCACCGCGACGCTCGAGGAAGCCGCCATGGAGCTGCTGCCGCAGCTGCGCGGCGCGTTCTGCCTGACCTTCATGGACGAGCACACCCTGTACGCGGCCCGCGACCCGTGGGGCATCCGCCCGCTGAGCCTCGGCCGCCTCGACCGCGGCTGGGTCGTCGCCAGCGAGACCGCCGCCCTCGACATCGTCGGTGCGTCCTTCGTCCGCGACATCGAGCCCGGTGAGCTCCTCGCGATCGACGCCGACGGCGTGCGGTCGTCGCGGTTCGCGAACCCCGAGCCCAAGGGCTGCGTCTTCGAGTACGTCTACCTTGCCCGCCCCGACTCGACGATCGCCGGTCGCTCCGTGCATGCGACCCGCGTCGAGATCGGCCGCCGGCTCGCGAAGGAACACCCGATCGACGCCGATCTCGTCATCCCGGTTCCCGAGTCGGGCACGCCGGCCGCGGTCGGTTATGCGCAGGGCTCGGGTCTGCCCTACGGCCAGGGCCTGATGAAGAACGCCTACGTCGGCCGTACCTTCATCCAGCCGAGCCAGACGATCCGCCAGCTCGGTATCCGCCTCAAGCTCAACCCGCTGCGTGAGGTCATCCGCGGCAAGCGCCTCGTCGTGGTCGACGATTCGATCGTGCGCGGCAACACCCAGCGCGCCCTGATCCGGATGCTCCGCGAGGCCGGTGCCCTCGAGATCCACGTGCGCATCGCCTCGCCGCCGGTCAAGTGGCCCTGCTTCTACGGCATCGACTTCGCGTCGCCGGCCGAGCTGATCGCCAACGGTGCGGGCACCCGCGACAGCGTCGAGGAGGGTCACGACTACGACGAGATGGTCGAGATGGTGCGCCGCTCGATCGGTGCCGACTCGCTCGGTTACATCTCGATCGACGGCATGATCGGCGCCACCGAACAGCCCGCATCCCGTTTGTGCGCTGCGTGTTTCGACGGGCACTACCCGATCGAACTCCCCACCGAACACGCAGTGGGCAAGGATGTTCTCGAAGGCGTCGTCGACACCGACTCCGCCACCCCGACCGTTCTCGACAACGACAACGCGGACGTTCTCAGCCGTCCGTAG
- the purM gene encoding phosphoribosylformylglycinamidine cyclo-ligase — MTEDATPGASYAAAGVDIEAGDRAVELFAPHAKRATRPEVLGGLGGFAGLFALKGGYKEPLLAASTDGVGTKLAVAQALDKHDTVGLDLVAMVVDDLVVCGAEPLFLQDYIAVGRVVPERVAEIVAGIAEGCVQAGCALLGGETAEHPGVMAADDYDLSATGVGIVEADKLLGPERVRPGDVVIAMGSSGLHSNGYSLARKVLLDIDKMSLTAHVDEFGRTLGEELLEPTRIYAKDCLALAAETEVRTFCHVTGGGLAANLARVMPKGLVAELDRTTWSPAPVFGLIAQRGRVERAEMEKTFNMGVGMVAIVAPEDVDRALAVLTARHIDCWTLGTVRKAQDGSDERAVLLGDHPRF, encoded by the coding sequence ATGACCGAGGACGCAACCCCCGGAGCTTCCTACGCCGCTGCGGGCGTGGACATCGAGGCCGGTGACCGTGCCGTCGAACTGTTCGCGCCGCACGCGAAGAGGGCCACCCGCCCGGAGGTCCTGGGCGGCCTGGGAGGGTTCGCCGGTCTGTTCGCCCTCAAGGGCGGATACAAGGAGCCGCTGCTCGCGGCGTCCACCGACGGTGTCGGCACCAAGCTGGCCGTCGCCCAGGCGCTCGACAAGCACGACACCGTGGGGCTCGACCTCGTCGCGATGGTCGTCGACGACCTCGTGGTGTGCGGTGCGGAGCCGCTCTTCCTGCAGGATTACATCGCCGTCGGCCGGGTCGTCCCCGAGCGCGTGGCGGAGATCGTCGCGGGCATCGCCGAGGGCTGCGTCCAGGCCGGCTGCGCGCTGCTCGGCGGCGAGACCGCCGAGCACCCCGGTGTGATGGCCGCCGACGACTACGACCTGTCCGCCACCGGTGTGGGCATCGTCGAGGCCGACAAGCTGCTCGGCCCCGAGCGCGTGCGCCCCGGCGACGTCGTCATCGCCATGGGCTCCTCGGGCCTGCACTCGAACGGCTACTCGCTGGCCCGCAAGGTGCTGCTCGACATCGACAAGATGAGCCTGACGGCGCACGTCGACGAGTTCGGCCGCACCCTCGGTGAGGAGCTGCTCGAGCCGACCCGCATCTACGCCAAGGACTGCCTGGCGCTCGCCGCCGAGACCGAGGTGCGCACCTTCTGCCACGTCACCGGTGGCGGTCTGGCCGCGAACCTCGCGCGCGTGATGCCGAAGGGTCTCGTCGCCGAGCTCGACCGCACCACGTGGAGCCCCGCGCCGGTGTTCGGGCTCATCGCCCAGCGCGGCCGCGTCGAGCGGGCCGAGATGGAGAAGACGTTCAACATGGGCGTCGGCATGGTCGCGATCGTCGCCCCCGAGGACGTCGACCGCGCGCTGGCCGTGCTCACCGCCCGGCACATCGACTGCTGGACCCTCGGCACCGTCCGTAAGGCCCAGGACGGCTCCGATGAGCGCGCCGTGCTGCTCGGGGACCACCCCCGCTTCTGA
- a CDS encoding DUF3073 domain-containing protein: protein MGRGRAKAKQTKVARQLKYSSPSTDFESLQRELSGAAPNSQRDEVFADQRSGWDDDYDDDWRR from the coding sequence ATGGGCCGCGGCCGGGCTAAGGCAAAGCAGACCAAGGTTGCACGGCAACTCAAGTACAGCTCGCCGTCCACCGACTTCGAGAGCCTCCAGCGAGAGCTGTCGGGCGCAGCACCCAACTCGCAGCGGGACGAGGTCTTCGCCGATCAGCGTTCCGGTTGGGACGACGATTACGACGACGACTGGCGTCGCTGA
- a CDS encoding asparaginase — protein sequence MSVELVEVVRSGFRECVHRGSLIVLDPAGEVVVSLGEVHTPIYPRSSNKPLQAVALLRAGFVPRDSAELAIATASHEGETEHVEAVQRLLDGAGFTETDLACPADVPGNERARAEVLASGGERRPVYMNCSGKHAAMLAACAANGWDTAGYTDAGHPLQQLVTETVLELADDVEDTDLGVDGCGLPIVPMPLFNLARAYSRLVTAQPGTPERAVADAVREHPFLISGSGKDDLELMGAVDGLLCKAGADGIHAGALPNGTAFAFKIDDGHERARLPLTAALLQRLATSELGHTATFDVERLAGLASQPVLGGGVRVGTVRAVPGVF from the coding sequence TTGAGTGTCGAACTGGTCGAGGTGGTGCGGTCCGGTTTCCGGGAGTGCGTCCACCGCGGGTCGCTGATCGTGCTCGACCCGGCCGGGGAGGTCGTGGTCTCGCTCGGCGAGGTCCACACGCCGATCTACCCGCGCTCGTCGAACAAGCCTCTGCAGGCGGTCGCGCTGCTGCGGGCCGGATTCGTCCCACGGGACAGCGCCGAGCTGGCGATCGCCACCGCCTCCCACGAGGGCGAGACCGAGCACGTCGAGGCGGTGCAGCGCCTGCTGGACGGGGCCGGTTTCACGGAGACCGACCTGGCGTGCCCGGCGGACGTGCCCGGCAACGAGCGGGCCCGCGCCGAGGTGCTCGCCTCCGGCGGGGAGCGTCGGCCGGTCTACATGAACTGTTCCGGCAAACACGCGGCCATGCTCGCCGCGTGCGCCGCGAACGGCTGGGACACCGCCGGCTACACCGACGCCGGCCATCCGCTGCAGCAGCTGGTGACCGAGACCGTCCTGGAGCTGGCGGACGACGTCGAGGACACCGATCTGGGTGTCGACGGATGCGGTCTGCCGATCGTGCCGATGCCGCTGTTCAACCTCGCCCGCGCCTACTCACGGCTCGTCACCGCCCAGCCCGGCACGCCCGAGCGGGCTGTCGCCGACGCCGTGCGCGAGCATCCCTTCCTGATCTCCGGCTCCGGCAAGGACGATCTCGAGCTGATGGGCGCCGTGGACGGACTGCTGTGCAAGGCGGGCGCCGACGGCATCCACGCCGGGGCGCTGCCGAACGGCACGGCCTTCGCCTTCAAGATCGACGACGGGCACGAGCGGGCCCGTCTCCCCCTCACCGCCGCCCTGCTCCAGCGGCTCGCCACCAGTGAACTCGGCCACACCGCGACGTTCGATGTCGAGCGGCTCGCCGGACTCGCGTCGCAGCCCGTTCTCGGTGGTGGAGTGCGTGTCGGCACGGTTCGTGCTGTCCCGGGGGTGTTCTGA